The Streptomyces sp. NBC_01439 genome contains the following window.
CACCCCGCTGTGGCTCTCCGAGGGCTTCGCGGACTGGGCCGGCTACCGCGGCACCGCGGCCACCCCGGAGCGGGCCGCTCCTGCGCTGGCCCGGGCCCTGCGGCGGGGCGAGGTGCCCGGCGAGCTGCCCCGGGCGGAGGACTTCGCCTTCGGCGGCGACCCGGAGGCGCTGGCCCGGGCGTACGAGGGCGCCTGGCTGGCCTGCCGGCTGATCGCGGACCGATGGGGCGAGGCGGCGCTCGTGGACCTGTACGGGCGGGCGGGGCGCGAACCGTGGCCGGTGGCGGTTCGGGGCGCCCTCGGAGTGGACCCGGACGCTTTGACGGAGGACTGGCAGGAGGCCCTGCGCGCGGAGTTCCGCTGAGGGCGTCCGGTACGTTGGCAGCGATGCACAAGACGCTGATCGTGACCAACGACTTCCCGCCGCGACCGGGCGGCATCCAGGCCTTCCTGCACAACATGGCGCTACGGCTGGATCCCGACCGGATCGTCGTCTACGCCTCCACCTGGAAGCACAGCGCGGAGGGCCGCGAGGCCACCGCGGCCTTCGACGCGGAGCAGCCGTTCCAGGTGGTCCGCGACCGTACGACGATGCTGCTGCCGACCCCGCGAGTGACGCGGCGGGCGGTGGGCCTGCTGCGCGAACACGGATGCGAGTCCGTGTGGTTCGGGGCGGCGGCCCCGCTCGGGCTGATGGGCCCGGCGCTGCGGCGGGCGGGTGCGCGGCGGATCGTGGCGACGACCCACGGGCACGAGGCGGGCTGGGCCCAGCTGCCGGCCGCGCGGCAGTTGCTGCGCCGGATCGGCGAGGGCACCGACACGCTGACCTACCTGGGGGAGTACACGCGCTCGCGGATCGCCTCGGCGGTGACGGACCGGGCGGCGGCCCGGATGGTGCAACTCCCGCCGGGGGTGGACGAGAAGACCTTCCACCCCGGATCGGGCGGGGCGGAGGTCCGGGCCCGGCTCGGGCTGACGGACCGGCCGGTGGTCGTGTGCGTCTCCCGGCTGGTGCCGCGCAAGGGGCAGGACACGCTGATCGAGGCGATGCCGCAGATCCTGGCGGCGGTGCCGGACGCGGTGCTGCTGATCGTGGGCGGCGGGCCCTACGAGGCGGACCTGCGGGAGCTGGCCGTCTCCACCGGGGTCTCGGACTCCGTCGTCTTCACCGGTGCCGTCCCGTGGTCGGAACTCGCGGCCCACTACGGCGCGGGCGACGTCTTCGCCATGCCGTGCCGGACCCGCCGGGGCGGGCTGGACGTGGAGGGGCTCGGCATCGTCTACCTGGAGGCCTCGGCGACGGGCCTGCCGGTGATCGCGGGCGACTCCGGCGGGGCGCCGGACGCCGTGCTGGACGGCGAAACGGGCTGGGTCGTACGGGGCGGATCCCCCGAGGACGCGGCGGACCGGATCGTCACCCTGCTGAAGGATCCCGAACTGCGCGCGCGGATGGGCGCGGCCGGCCGTGCGTGGGTCGAGGACCGCTGGCGCTGGGACCTCCTGGCGGAACGGCTGCGCGAGCTGCTCTGATCGCCGGGTGCGGCGCCGCTGCCGGGGGCTCTGCTCCCGGACCCCCGACCAGCGGAGCCGCACCTGACCGGCTGCGTAGCCACGCCTGACTGTTCCTCAGATGTCTGTCAATACCGCGTCTGGGCGGACGGCCGGATTCCGCCCATGATGCGGCCATGACATCCAACCTGACGCGCCGTCAACTACTGGGACTCGGCGCCCTCTCGACCGCCGCCGCGCTCGGCTTCACCCGGATCGGGGCGGCCTCCGCCGCGGCCGTGGAGCCCGCCGCCGCCCAGTACGCCCCCGCCATCGTCGTCGGCTCCGGCTACGGCTCCGCCGTCGCCGCCCTGCGGCTCGGGCAGGCGGGCGTACGCACCGTCGTGCTGGAGATGGGCCGGCTCTGGGACACCCTTGGGGCCGACGGCAAGGTCTTCCCCTCCACCTCCGCGCCCGACCAGCGCTCCATGTGGTTCCGCAACCGCACCGAGGCCCCGCTCGCCCAGTTCCTCTGGCTCGACGTGGTCAACCGGGACATCAGCCCCTACCCCGGCGTCCTCGACCGCGTGAACTACGGCGACATGTCCGTCTACGTCGGCCGGGGGGTCGGCGGCGGATCGCTCGTCAACGGAGGCATGGCCCCGACGCCCCGCCGCTCGTACTTCTCCGAGGTGCTGCCCCA
Protein-coding sequences here:
- a CDS encoding glycosyltransferase family 4 protein, whose protein sequence is MHKTLIVTNDFPPRPGGIQAFLHNMALRLDPDRIVVYASTWKHSAEGREATAAFDAEQPFQVVRDRTTMLLPTPRVTRRAVGLLREHGCESVWFGAAAPLGLMGPALRRAGARRIVATTHGHEAGWAQLPAARQLLRRIGEGTDTLTYLGEYTRSRIASAVTDRAAARMVQLPPGVDEKTFHPGSGGAEVRARLGLTDRPVVVCVSRLVPRKGQDTLIEAMPQILAAVPDAVLLIVGGGPYEADLRELAVSTGVSDSVVFTGAVPWSELAAHYGAGDVFAMPCRTRRGGLDVEGLGIVYLEASATGLPVIAGDSGGAPDAVLDGETGWVVRGGSPEDAADRIVTLLKDPELRARMGAAGRAWVEDRWRWDLLAERLRELL